In Calonectris borealis chromosome 8, bCalBor7.hap1.2, whole genome shotgun sequence, the genomic stretch GAACTGACTCACAGAAAATTCTGCAGACTTATAGGCTGTAGTAGGAATGCCATCCAGATGAAGGTCTAAAAAGAGAAACTCTGGATCGAGTTTCTAAATATCACATTTCTGCTCTGTTGCCAATTTTATCTATTCAAAGGTGTTACAGTAGTTACTTGATGATTGTCTGTTTGACAAGGTCAGATGAAGGATGCTAATGTCTAAAATGTAAAGACACGGTGCTTGTTGTTCATTGAAAGAACAAGAACTGAGTTTCAGTTGTAAATTGGCCAAGTTATTATGTAGCctgagagagagatgaaaatgtATACGTGAACTTACATATAGTCTGTTTGAATTGAACcttcttggtttaaaaaaactgCTGATgattagaaattattattatttgtaaaataaattttaattttctacttAAAACCGGCTGAATTTCTCTAGGTATGCTTGAGTATTGGTTAACTGAAAAACTTTGCATTACCTGAGAGAATAAAACTAATGTCTGTGTGCTGTTCCGACTCTCATTGTTAAAGTAAGGCTTAGATTGCAGTGGATATTTGATGGATTATAAGAGATAAGCAATTGGCCTTTGAAGTAGGGGCggtttaggttttttggttttgagggttttttgtttgtttttttttttgttttttttttttttttttaaaacaattaaacaaGCCCCCCCTCATTAAGAAACACCAACTCACTACtaaactttcagtttttaaaaccaaaacccccataGTTATAGAATCTAAGTTCTTCAGAAACTTAAATGCTCTCTGTGAAATACATTAGGAAAAGTATTCACCCCTCATTTGACCTGGAGTATATTTGAATATGTTGGTGACTTTCGTTTCAGTTTTTCTGCTGTCATCCAGTGAtgccagaaggaaagaaaaggcatttgaagTGTTCTGGTGTGGAAAACCCCATAACTTTTACAAGCGTAGTGAGGGAAGCCGGGAAGGCAGAAGGAGACCCTGCATTTCCAGCGAAGCACTGGGGGGTTCGGCAGGCTGCAGGCACAGGTCTGTGCCTGGGTTTTGGGGCAGCTGGGCTGGCCCGCTGCTCCCTGGGGACTGCCGCTAGAGCAGTTGCAAAGATGAAGGACGCTAAGCGACATCCTGCTGCTGTTTGTCTCAAATGCTAGGCTGGCTTCCCACCGTGTACTTCTTTTCATGTGTTAGCactgctttttccatttcctaaTTTGGAGCTGGTGTGGGCAGTGGCTGCAAGGGGGTCCAAGGTGCGCTCTGAAGGAAAATAATGTCCAGCAGATATGGGCAGGGGGTAGAAAAGTATCTACTTTTATCTCCTGTCCTGTCAGAGCCATGTGCATCCTTCTGGCAGCAGAGCCTTTGATGGTTTGCAGCTGTGGCTTTGCCACCTGTGCTGGAGGGCCAAATGGGGTGGCaagtctcctcctcttcccctgcttccATTGCATGTGAAAGATGGTCTTTAGGGGTGCTCTTTGCCTCAGTGAAGTAGATTTTAGGGATTCTCCAAGTTTTTCTTGGAGCACAGAGTTTCTCTATTTTGGCTGCTGCTCTGAGCTCTCCAGTGCTGCCCAGGAGGAGGCTGTGCGGGGCCTCCCTCAGCCCTCACTCCTCTCCAGCTACAGCTGGGAGCGGAGTTGGGCAGGTGTAGCTACTCTAGCTGTGAGGAGGAgcgttgggtttgtttttttttttttttggctaggcTGTTCAGTACAGCCTGTACTCAAAGAGCAGAAAGCCCAAAGCCTGCCCGGACTGGCCAAATTCCTCCATGCAGTACTGTGGTGGGCAAAAGCATCGTCTCTGTCCCCAAGCAGTACAGCTGGGTTAGGCTCATCCAGCCTATGCCCGGGACAATAGACCTCCTGTTAAAGAGCCACTAGTATAAGTGTAGGGATAAAAAGGAGTGCCTAACACTCAGTGCTGAAGAGAAATCCCTCAGGctgatttatgaagaaaaaatttgCCCTTTTTCTTAAGTCTTGCTTTTACTAAGCTGAAACAGAGATGACCCCCACTTGCTGGAGGAAGGGTGGGGAAACTAAGCAAGCTTGTTGGAGAGAACGTGCTCTGAGCTAATGGTGGAACACGTGGAGCAATATAAAACATGTCATGCTCTCTGTTTTGAtgagttcctttttttcccatgaaactgCTTTCAAGCAGTTATATTTTGAAGCAGTGCCTAGTGATGTTTGAATCCTGTGGAATTTGAGGTGGGTGAACGATGGCGGTGGCTCTTTGGTTTGCTCACTCTAACCCCTGGAACAAGCTGTTCTGCTCTAGCTCAAGATGCCTGTGTCAGAGTTGGTGTGCTGGGACAGGCCATGAGAGGCTGCTCACACAGATATGCCTCTCTCCTTTGCTCCCTGCCAGCTCTTATCTGCAGGGTTTGAGCTATTGATGCTTTCTGTCATGTGCGTGGATGGAGACTATTACCTCTCCTGgggcagctggagaaggagagTTATCATCATTTCAGCTATCGATCTGTCAAAGAGGCCAGAACTATgcacttccttttattttcctaatataCTATTAAACTTAAAGATAATGTGTTTGCTGTCCTCCTGCACAGATCATGTTTTGCACTTTGAACACTCATAAAGCTGATATGGACAAGCTCTTAGGTGCACAAATTGGCCTTGAAGATTTCATATTTGCCCACATAAAAGGACAACGAAAAGAAGTGGAAGTTCTTAAAACTGATGATGTGCTTGGGCTTACCATTACAGACAACGGAACTGGCTGTGCATTTATAAAGGTAAATCTGATTACTGGTGAAATACTTTACTAGAACAGAAGTTCTACATCATTCAAAATGAGTTCAGCTATTTCTGTACTGCATGTCATTCAAAATTAGTTCATTTGTTCATTGCTTCTGTAATGTGTATCAGTTTTACAATGTGACCATTGTATTTTCCGACCTGCCCTAAGGTTGTGGGTGTTAGATACTGCTTGCATCTGCCCCCTCCTTTTTTAAGTGATTTTCTGATGTCATTGATTAGGTGCTTATAGAATGTTTGTCACTCATGTGATAATGAGATCATGTTCTTTCAGTCTTTATGACTCTTCATAGGGCAGAAGCCTTTGTGCTGTATAAGAATAGGTGCAAGTACAGTGCTTTTCCAGCTTTCCAATATTGTTGCCTTAGGTAGGATGAATTAAAAGGTGCTAAGGATATGGAGTAACACAATTTACCACAATTAACTTGAGTAGCAACTATGGGCGGTAACATGTACAATATATTAATCATaactgctttcctcctcctcttctgtatGACCTCCAGATGTTTTGAGACAAGTAGAGGCTGATGAAATGATGCTACCCTCCTTGCTAGACTAGGTATTTGGAACCTTAAtcacattttctgccttttttagaTGCTTTGCTCTGATATAATCCAATTATCCATTGTTAGTGAGGCATTGGCAATTATCTTCGATTACTGCTGTCCCCATCACTGTTCTTACTGCTATTGTAAACAGAGCTTCTTGTATGGAGAGGTTGTAGTCTCTATTCATTCCGTAGCTACCGTGGATGTAAAACAAGGTGTGGTTTAGAAATAGGCTTGCTTGTCTTTGTTGTGGAAAAACGTGATTGAGATCATGTTTGAGAAAGTCGAGATGCAGTGGAGGtttcagtaagcagtttagcaaaATCATAGCCTCATTTTTATGTTTATAGACACAGAACTCTGAATTTCTAGTGGTAGCATCCGTGCAGCCCATAACATTCAGTCACGCTGCTGCTTatgtggtattttaaaagaagGCATTGAAAGCAGTGCTTCAGCAATTAAAGTTCATGTGTGCAGCACTGTACAGAGCGTTACTTTCTCTGTGCTTGGTTAGTAATATGGGGAAAGAGAACAGCCATCACATAATTGGAGCAGACTGGAAAATCCTCGCCACATTAGCAAAACAAGCTGTAATTTCCAGTAAATTGTATAAAACTTATCTGAACAAATATATCATTGTCCTTGTACTGGTCTAATAAGCAGTATAATGAATACGGTGCAGTCTTCGTGGGAATGCATCAGTTTAAAGGAGTTTCTAGGAGCTTACTTTGTTGCATATTTAgctaatggattttttaaaacagcatagaaaatacataaacaaaagtaaaagctGCATCTTTTTTATACCTGGTTGTCTAGGTAAATGACTAAGCAGAGACTTAGTCTTAAAGTCTCTACTTTAAAGTTTGGTAGAATTCTTTTTGTTTATATAATTACTTTCCTTGAAAAACTGTTACTGTGTTCTATTAACAATTAACGATTAATATTTACCTATCTGTGGGTTGTTGAAAGCTGTTATGGGCTGTAGTAATTGGTGTTAGGATCcaagtgaagaagaaaagctgaatgaGAATGAATTCACCACGTAGACAAAAGACTGGTTGAAGTCCGGTGGGCACGCTTTTGAATCCTGGCACCTGGTAACAGAAATGCATTTGGGACCTGGTTTCTGGTGTGTGTAAGATACCCCCCTCTTCACTCACCATGAggcttctttttggttttaatctagttaaagaaaaaagtgctaGAAAGAGTTAAACTCAGCCTGAAGCTAAAAATTGTTGCAGTGTTTTATAGGACACTGAGCACAATCACACTTCCCACTGACTCTCTCAAATGGAGGCACATATGTGGGCTCAGACATGCGCACATAAACTAGAAGCAGGTTTCTGAGATAGTTATGCAGCTAGGCTAGGTGTTATAGTAGTAGGTGGTAATATGTTTATCTCCCTTTTCTCAATGTTATCTCACTCAAAATTAGCCTGAACAACATCAGTCTTAATTGAAAAGTACATTATTCAGGAAGATATCAGAATGAAATTCCTATCTCTACAAAATATAAGATATTCTACTATTttatagcttttcttttaaatagccaTAGGATAATGGCTTACATGACTTAGGCACATGATAAACAAATATGACAGCATATAACAACAATAAACAGAATCACTAAAATTTTAAGTGTCCTTCAATTGACTTGATATATCATAGAGATCTTTTAAAGATTGcgttttttcctcactttttaaaTTCCACTTCACAAAAAGTATAATTACTAACTTCTATTACATTTTGTGATCTTTAGACCATTTGTATTTGTGTTCCATGAgaatttcttattctttgttGTTATTTCAGAGGAAATACTTCAATATGCAGCTATATAGCTTGATGAGGAAAATGGTAGAAGTTCTGTCACTATAGAAGGGTCTTATTAAGACTGGCCCTTTATAGTATGTCATTTTTAGTGtatcacacacatttttttatgTCCCTGGACCATACTTGAGAAGAGAAAGGTTCTGTTCCTATGCTTGTCAAGctattaaatcaaaataaaagcccAAAACTCAATTAAACATTCACATTACTGACATGTTTGGGTTCagttttaaagcacaaaaatattaGCTTATTCAGAAGCCTTAATTTCTAAAGTATgattgcattctttttttttcccctgttgattTTACATTCAATGcttattaaaatactttgtttgcAAAATAATGCTTTCCAAAATATGTTTTATGAAAATCTTATAGACAAAACACACTGCTGGTATAATAAGCTCAATGCTATTGATGTTGTTAACTGACATTCTTGAAACTCTGTGGTGTCACCTCTTTaccttttaaagaaatgcttctaattcttttttttttttttttttaaacaatagcgAATCAAAGAAGGTAGCCTTATGGACCAAACCAAAATGATCTGCGTGGGTGATCACATAGAGACTATAAATGGAAAAAACGTGTCAGATTGTCGGCATTATGAAGTTGCCAAAATGCTAAAAGATCTGGAGAAAGGTCAGGTGTTTAAGCTGGAGTTGATAGAGCCTATGAAAGCATTTGGTGAGTGATCTGACTGTCCACCTTGTTCACTGATACTGAAATCCCAACACTGGATTGCATTGTAAGTTTGTTTTCAGATTGCAGCCAGGTGTCCACCCAAGGTAACATAACTGCTATAAGAAagtacatttgttttttttcttcaaagtgggAAATTTATGAAtggattttcttctgtcttgctttttcCAGCTGTTATCCTGGTGTGGGGTGCCTCAGCCTGAGTCTCGGTTAAAGCATGGATCACTTCACTAATGCGCTGATccttgagcctcctcttctcttttcctctatTGATACATAATCCCTGTTCATCTGTGTGTCAggtttttctatttctgtacCCTTTACTGGGGACTGCACTCTCTAATGCAGAAGGATGCCGCAGAAAACACTGTCTAGGATTTCCTAGAGCACCTCCTTTGCTGCatgcctgcctgctctccccagcTTTTTTTGGGCATCTCTAATCGTACAGCAGGTATACTCAGAATTGGAAGAAAGCAGTATGGCAAAGCTGTGTCTCTACCTACAACCTGCATGCTATGAGAAAGTGATACTTATGTAGGAGGAATACATACCTACTGCTAATCCTTAtgtatattaattttatattaattttatcaatgtgctaaacttttaaaaaaaaaaaaagtgggtttagCTCAGGGAGTCAAAGTAGAGAttgagttttaatttttattctctcaATTTTTTGTATacagcccccctccccaaccatgtggcatttttctgtaataaaaacttCAAAATACTGCTAAATTATAAGTGTGTATGAGTCCTTGTGTGCATCTGTACTAACAGCAAGTTCAAAATCGTCATCTTCACCACAGCAGCAAAAGttcaaagtgtttatttttcaaatctttttatcTGTTACTAGTTTACAACTGCTGTCATACACCAGTCTTGACACTTGGTGTCAGAATAGCAGCAGAAATTGAAAATGAGAGAaatttgaagatttctttttgcttttagtgCTTCTATGAAGAATGAGGTTTATCAGTTAATCTCTAATGTGTTTGGATATAAGTTGATACTC encodes the following:
- the GIPC2 gene encoding PDZ domain-containing protein GIPC2 isoform X2, translating into MFCTLNTHKADMDKLLGAQIGLEDFIFAHIKGQRKEVEVLKTDDVLGLTITDNGTGCAFIKRIKEGSLMDQTKMICVGDHIETINGKNVSDCRHYEVAKMLKDLEKGQVFKLELIEPMKAFEKLEPRSKGGTLPEAKISRGRETLRLRTKGPATVEEMPTEVEEKAIKKVDELLETYMGIRDIELAATMVEAGRDKKNPDEFAVALDETLGDFAFPDEFVFDVWGAIGDAKQGRLE